Proteins encoded by one window of Candidatus Odinarchaeum yellowstonii:
- a CDS encoding MBL fold metallo-hydrolase: MSEEVEITFLGGAKQVGRSSILVSSKKGNFLLDSGVNLGESEDGKYPLEPPVKPDYLILTHAHLDHSGYVPVVLSKYNCKLISTPPTQDITEVLATDNLKIAKELGETAPYNMNDVMLIRKNSFDAYFKVGYKLRNDVSVTFYNAGHIIGSSMVKLSIGDKTIFYTGDISTRHTRTLEMADFQAEGGDVVIMESTYGGPEDKHPSIQKTERQFINDINKTIKNKGKVLIPVFAVGRAQEVMITIDDYMRSRELATAPVFIDGLIIRINELYKLFWEWLKPEIQKRIRYTRQSPLDSDIFYLVKDREAVCQMPEPSIIITTSGMLEGGPSTYYLKHLAESENNMIYITGYQVEGTRGRMILDGVRQIKLPQDEFIEVKAQVCFADFSAHADQPGLINFVTQLTKKNTILCVHGEEDKTIKLSEKLSQIKGVNAYSPSIGETVRV; the protein is encoded by the coding sequence TTGAGTGAAGAAGTTGAGATAACCTTCCTAGGCGGGGCTAAGCAGGTAGGGCGGTCGTCGATTCTAGTATCTTCTAAAAAAGGGAATTTTCTACTAGATTCAGGTGTAAATTTAGGTGAGTCAGAGGATGGAAAATACCCGCTTGAACCGCCCGTTAAACCTGACTACTTAATTTTAACTCACGCACATCTAGATCACTCCGGTTACGTTCCAGTTGTTCTAAGCAAGTATAACTGTAAACTGATTAGCACCCCTCCAACTCAAGATATTACTGAAGTTTTAGCGACGGATAATTTGAAAATAGCGAAAGAATTAGGTGAAACAGCCCCTTATAATATGAATGACGTAATGTTAATTAGAAAAAACTCCTTTGACGCTTATTTTAAAGTAGGATATAAATTGAGAAACGATGTGTCAGTCACATTCTACAATGCAGGTCATATAATAGGCTCCTCTATGGTTAAGCTCAGCATAGGGGATAAAACAATCTTCTATACAGGTGATATTAGCACAAGGCATACAAGAACCTTGGAGATGGCTGATTTCCAAGCTGAAGGCGGCGACGTGGTGATAATGGAATCCACCTACGGCGGCCCTGAAGATAAGCACCCCTCTATCCAGAAAACGGAGAGACAGTTCATAAACGATATAAATAAAACTATAAAAAATAAGGGTAAAGTGTTAATCCCGGTTTTCGCGGTTGGTAGAGCTCAAGAAGTTATGATAACGATAGATGATTATATGAGAAGCAGAGAATTAGCAACAGCCCCTGTTTTCATAGACGGTTTAATAATAAGAATAAACGAGCTTTACAAACTTTTCTGGGAGTGGCTTAAACCTGAAATACAGAAGAGAATAAGATATACCCGGCAGAGCCCCCTTGACTCTGATATATTTTATTTAGTTAAAGACAGGGAGGCTGTTTGCCAGATGCCTGAGCCGAGTATCATAATAACCACTTCAGGTATGCTAGAGGGGGGTCCGTCAACATATTATCTTAAACATTTAGCGGAATCTGAGAATAACATGATTTATATAACAGGATACCAAGTGGAGGGGACTAGAGGTAGAATGATTTTAGACGGAGTCAGACAGATTAAACTCCCACAGGATGAGTTCATCGAGGTGAAAGCGCAAGTTTGCTTCGCAGACTTCAGCGCGCATGCGGATCAGCCTGGTTTAATAAACTTTGTCACACAGCTAACGAAGAAGAATACAATTTTATGCGTTCACGGAGAGGAGGATAAAACGATTAAACTATCGGAGAAGCTTTCCCAGATAAAAGGCGTTAATGCTTATTCTCCGTCTATTGGGGAAACTGTTAGAGTTTAG